Proteins from one Chelonia mydas isolate rCheMyd1 chromosome 14, rCheMyd1.pri.v2, whole genome shotgun sequence genomic window:
- the LOC102933692 gene encoding urotensin-2 receptor, with amino-acid sequence MEPNLTAGGAGNASGRAAGSGGGGELLIAFGAVLSCMCVAGVAGNVYTLAVMCHSARGAAPMYSSIISLALADLLYLSTIPFIVCTYLAQDWYFGDLGCRVLLSLDLLTMHASIFTLTLMCAERYLAVTRPLGSLTRSRGYRKATAGAVWSVSLLLTLPMMLMVTLTEAGQAGGKVKRMCAPTWSADAYRTYLTVLFSTSIMAPGVIIGYLYARLARTYLESQRNPPHKEGKRSPRQKVLIMVFSIVLVFWACFLPFWVWQLVRLYHSSLQLTSETQKCINYLVTCLTYSNSCINPFLYTLLTKNYREYLRNRHRSFHRFTSSFRKRSSNLQRSWGRAMSSSNQYDYASESLGMATLKDK; translated from the coding sequence atGGAGCCCAACCTCACCGCCGGCGGGGCAGGCAACGCGTCCGGCCGGGCGGCGGGCTCGGGCGGCGGCGGCGAGCTGCTCATCGCCTTCGGCGCGGTGCTGTCCTGCATGTGCGTGGCCGGGGTGGCGGGGAACGTGTACACCCTGGCGGTGATGTGCCACTCGGCGCGCGGCGCCGCCCCCATGTACAGCTCCATCATCAGCCTGGCGCTGGCCGACCTGCTCTACCTCTCCACCATCCCCTTCATCGTCTGCACCTACCTGGCGCAGGACTGGTACTTCGGGGACCTGGGCTGCCGCGTCCTGCTCAGCCTGGACCTGCTCACCATGCACGCCAGCATCTTCACCCTCACCCTCATGTGCGCCGAGCGCTACCTGGCCGTCACCCGGCCCCTGGGCAGCCTCACGCGCTCCCGGGGCTACCGCAAAGCCACGGCCGGCGCCGTGTGGTCCGTCTCCCTGCTGCTCACCCTGCCCATGATGCTGATGGTCACGCTGACCGAGGCGGGCCAGGCCGGGGGCAAGGTGAAGCGGATGTGCGCCCCGACCTGGAGCGCCGACGCCTACCGGACCTACCTGACCGTGCTCTTCAGCACCAGCATCATGGCCCCGGGGGTGATCATCGGCTACCTGTACGCGCGCCTGGCCAGGACCTACCTGGAGTCCCAGAGGAACCCGCCCCACAAGGAGGGCAAGAGGTCCCCCCGGCAGAAGGTGCTGATCATGGTCTTCAGCATCGTGCTGGTCTTCTGGGCTTGCTTCCTGCCCTTCTGGGTCTGGCAGCTGGTGCGCCTCTACCACAGCTCCCTGCAGTTGACTTCTGAGACCCAAAAGTGCATTAACTACCTGGTGACCTGCCTGACCTACAGCAACAGCTGCATCAACCCCTTCCTCTACACCCTGCTCACCAAGAACTACCGGGAGTACCTGCGCAACAGGCACCGCAGCTTCCACCGCTTCACCTCCTCCTTCCGCAAGCGGAGCTCCAACCTGCAGCGCTCCTGGGGAAGGGCCATGTCCTCCAGCAACCAGTATGACTACGCCTCGGAGTCCCTGGGCATGGCCACGCTGAAGGACAagtga
- the LOC102933466 gene encoding small nuclear ribonucleoprotein F: MSLPLNPKTFLNGLMGKLVMVKLKWGMEYKGYLVSVDGYMNMQLANTEEYIDGALSGHLGEVLIRCNNVLYIRGVEEDDDDE; this comes from the coding sequence ATGAGCTTGCCCCTGAACCCCAAGACCTTCCTGAATGGGCTGATGGGGAAGCTGGTGATGGTGAAGCTGAAGTGGGGGATGGAGTACAAGGGCTACCTGGTGTCTGTCGACGGCTACATGAACATGCAGcttgcaaacacagaagaataCATAGATGGTGCATTGTCAGGACACCTTGGTGAAGTTTTGATAAGATGTAACAATGTCCTGTACATCAGAGGAgtagaagaagatgatgatgatgaataa